GCCTCCGTCGCAGGTTCTGGCTCGACAGCACTGTCATCAACTCCGTGGGCTCAGGACCCGATCAACCCGAACAAGCCGGTGGGCAACTGCACTTGGAGCAACCAGCCGAAGAGCAGCCAGGTGAGTGCGGGGATCGTGATGGTCACGACCACGGGCACCCACCCGCGGCGGCGCTCGATGACGAAGAGGATCACGGCGACTAGGAGCAGCGCGGTGACCGCGAAGCCCAGCCAGCCGATGAGCAACGACGCGAGGAACACGCTCACCCAGAGACCCAGAGATCTGGCTGCATCCGGCCGGCTCGGCAGCTTCAGGTCCTCGTTGCCGATCTTGGGGCGGATCAGGCGGGTCGCGGTGAGGATCGCACCCGAGAGTGCCAGCGCGGTGCCGAGCAGGAACGGGAAGAACCCTGGCCCCGGCGTGTCGTCGATGTAGAAGTCGAGCTGCAGGCTCTGCGCGATGACGAAGATGCCGAAGACGACGAGCACTGCACCGCTGATCATGTCGACCCGGCGCAGCGTGGTGACTCTGTTCATCGTGGACCACCCATCAACGCGTGGAGCTTGGCGATGTCGTCGACCTCGTCGAGGTCCCAGATGCGGGCCGCGACGTGCCGTGCCGTGTCCTCGGGAACGGCGAGCTCGGCGCACTCGAGGAACTTGGCCTCCAGCTGGGTACGCGGCATCGGCTTCTCCGGGTGCCCGGTGGCGTACGACTCGACCCGTTCGAGCACCCGCCCGTCGCGCAGCCTGACGGTGACGCGGGTGCTCATGTGCTGGAAGCCCGCCGCCTCCATCTCGTCGTCCACGACGTGGTGACAGCGTTGCACCATCTCCTGCACCTCGGCACTGCGGACCACGTCGTCGTGGAACTCCGCGATCCCCACCTTCCGGCGCAGGATCGCGATGGCGAGGAAGAACGGGAAGGAGAACTTCGCTTCGAGCGCCGTGGTGGGGGTGCGGTAGATCAGCGCGTTCGGCATCGCCGAGTTGGTGCCCGCCGTCGCCTCCACGACGTCGTCGGGTGCGACGTCGTGCTCGCGTACGAGTGCAAGCACGGCGTCCTGACCGGGGTGCGACAGCGAACCGGACGGGTACGGCTTGATGGAGATCCCGGGGTCGGCGAAGAAGAACGGTGCGCCGAGCGTGCCGTCGATCCGCTGCGGCTGGTAGCCACCGCTGGCAGCGGCGTACATGCCGCGCTTCGCCTCGAGGATGTTCGTTGCTGCGGTGAAGCCGTCCGCAGCGAGGCGCGCGGCGACGACGCCGGCCTCCGCGGCCTTGCCCGCATGGAGCGGTTTCGTCATGGTGCCGAAGCTCTCCCGGTACCCGCCGGAGAGGCTGGCGGCGATGCCGAGCGCGTGGCGCAGCTGGACGGGGGAGAGGCCGAGCAGCTTCCCTGCCCCCGCGACGGCGCCGATGGCGCCGAACGTGCCGGTGGAGTGGAAGCCGTCGTGGTAGTGCCTGGGGTTCGACGCGTCCGCGGTGCGGCAGGCGACCTCGACGCCCGCCACGTAGGCGGTCAACAGGTCACGTCCGGAGGCGTTGACCAGCTCGGCGACGGCGGACGTGGCCGCGAGCACGGGCGCGGTCGGATGGGTCAGCAGGCCGTACACGCTCTCCGGGTCGGTGGAGAGCTGCGTGTCGTCGTAGTCCATCGCGTGGATCGACAGGCCGTTGGCCAGCGCGGCGAGGTCCGCTGTCGTGCGGACACTGGTGCCGAGGACGGTTGCCTCGGGCGCGCAGGCGGCCCGGCCGGCGTAGCCGCGCATGATCCGGTGGCTCTCCTCGGCCGTGCCGCTGAGCGCGAGGCCGTAGCCGTCGAGCACGTGCTCGACCGCTGCCTCG
This genomic stretch from Streptosporangiales bacterium harbors:
- a CDS encoding MmgE/PrpD family protein; translated protein: MSLTEYVADFTLDLRFDDIPTAVREAAVEHVLDGYGLALSGTAEESHRIMRGYAGRAACAPEATVLGTSVRTTADLAALANGLSIHAMDYDDTQLSTDPESVYGLLTHPTAPVLAATSAVAELVNASGRDLLTAYVAGVEVACRTADASNPRHYHDGFHSTGTFGAIGAVAGAGKLLGLSPVQLRHALGIAASLSGGYRESFGTMTKPLHAGKAAEAGVVAARLAADGFTAATNILEAKRGMYAAASGGYQPQRIDGTLGAPFFFADPGISIKPYPSGSLSHPGQDAVLALVREHDVAPDDVVEATAGTNSAMPNALIYRTPTTALEAKFSFPFFLAIAILRRKVGIAEFHDDVVRSAEVQEMVQRCHHVVDDEMEAAGFQHMSTRVTVRLRDGRVLERVESYATGHPEKPMPRTQLEAKFLECAELAVPEDTARHVAARIWDLDEVDDIAKLHALMGGPR